In Synechococcus sp. PCC 6312, one genomic interval encodes:
- the mfd gene encoding transcription-repair coupling factor, producing the protein MTLAALIRSWAKLPLIAELTTKLQKHQSLHLTGIPRLVKGLVASTLAQSQPLLVVTATLEEAGRWAAQLEMMGWGAVLFYPTSEASPYDPFDLEAEMAWGQLQVLAELGRENSNLAIVTTERALQPHLPPPDLFQDYCLRLEVGQESNLKTLSQTLANLGYERVSLVESEGQWSQRGDILDIFPVSAELPVRLEWFGEQLEKLREFDPANQRSLDAIPRLVLTPTSFSPLIAQALSEAEKEQIQAILPPPEQEQWQAGNPPEGMRRFLGLAFERPASLIDYLAPNTLVVLDEPEQCRQHSHRWYEQIESHWQEVNQRSLMPATHQTFADCLSQISDHQQLKLNELAEVNQGLNLSSRPVPAIPHQFGKLAEAIRQEREKKFAVWLISAQPSRSVALLQEHDCPAQFVPNPKDFPAIDKLQAQRVPIALKYSGLAELEGFILPTLRTVVVTDREFFGQHSLANMGYVRKRRRAASKQVDVNKLQPGDYVVHRQHGIGRFLKLEPLSISHETREYLVIQYADGVLRIAADQFNTLSRLRTGQDTPPQLNKLSGQAWEKTKQKVRKAIKKVAVDLLQLYAQRAQQQGFRYPPDQPWQVEMEDSFPYQPTPDQLKATQDVKQDMESDRPMDRLVCGDVGFGKTEVAIRAIFKAITAGKQVAVLAPTTILTQQHYHTLKERFAPYPIHVGLLNRFRTGEERKNILQRLVTGELDVVVGTHQLLGKGVNFRDLGLLVIDEEQRFGVNQKEKIKSLKTQLDVLTLSATPIPRTLYMALSGVREMSVITTPPPSRRPIQTHLSPYDLEAIRSAIRQELDRGGQVFYVVPRVAGIEEVAGKLQMMVPGARILVAHGQMQEGELESTMLGFFNAEAEILVCTTIIESGLDIPRVNTILVEDAHKFGLAQLYQLRGRVGRAGIQAHAWLFYPRQESLTEEARARLRAIQEFTQLGSGYQLAMRDMEIRGVGNLLGAEQHGQMDAIGFDLYVEMLEEAIAEIRGQEIPTVEDTQIDLSVTAFIPADYIPDMEQKMSTYRAISASQDGLALKQVLLDLTDRYGVPPAPVLQLIRVVELKQMAKKLGFSRIRPESKQHVILETPMAEPAWNVLASNLPTHLQTRFVYSPGKVTVRGLGMQTADKQLESLIDWLGKLQINVVKAGQQGK; encoded by the coding sequence ATGACACTGGCTGCTCTTATCCGTAGTTGGGCAAAATTACCCCTGATTGCGGAACTCACAACCAAGCTCCAAAAGCACCAATCCCTGCATCTGACTGGCATTCCGCGACTGGTCAAGGGCCTGGTTGCTTCGACTTTGGCCCAATCACAGCCGTTACTCGTCGTTACCGCCACCTTAGAAGAAGCCGGACGTTGGGCCGCGCAGTTGGAAATGATGGGTTGGGGGGCAGTGTTGTTTTATCCCACCTCGGAAGCTTCCCCCTATGATCCCTTTGATTTAGAAGCCGAGATGGCCTGGGGACAGTTACAGGTTTTAGCGGAATTGGGTCGGGAAAACTCAAATTTAGCCATTGTCACCACCGAGCGCGCCCTCCAGCCCCATTTACCGCCACCGGATTTATTTCAAGACTATTGTTTACGGCTTGAAGTCGGTCAGGAAAGTAATCTCAAAACCCTCAGTCAAACCCTGGCCAATTTGGGCTATGAGCGGGTTTCTTTGGTTGAATCGGAAGGGCAATGGAGTCAGCGGGGGGATATTCTCGATATTTTTCCGGTGTCCGCTGAGTTACCTGTGCGCTTGGAATGGTTTGGGGAGCAACTGGAAAAACTACGGGAATTTGATCCAGCCAATCAACGCTCCCTAGATGCAATTCCCCGCTTAGTGTTAACGCCGACTAGTTTTAGTCCTCTGATTGCCCAGGCCCTGAGTGAAGCCGAAAAAGAGCAAATTCAAGCCATTCTTCCCCCCCCCGAACAGGAACAATGGCAAGCAGGAAATCCACCCGAAGGCATGCGGCGATTTTTAGGATTAGCGTTTGAACGGCCGGCCAGTTTGATTGATTATCTAGCTCCGAATACATTGGTGGTTTTAGATGAGCCAGAGCAGTGTCGTCAACATAGTCATCGCTGGTATGAACAAATTGAAAGCCATTGGCAAGAGGTGAATCAACGGTCGTTAATGCCCGCCACCCATCAAACCTTTGCAGACTGTTTAAGCCAAATTAGTGACCATCAACAACTCAAGCTGAATGAACTCGCGGAAGTAAATCAGGGGTTAAATTTATCCAGTCGGCCGGTGCCAGCCATCCCCCATCAATTTGGCAAACTCGCTGAAGCCATCCGCCAAGAACGGGAGAAAAAGTTTGCGGTTTGGCTCATTTCGGCCCAGCCCAGTCGCTCGGTGGCATTGCTCCAAGAACACGATTGCCCGGCCCAGTTTGTCCCCAATCCGAAAGATTTTCCGGCCATTGATAAACTCCAGGCCCAGCGTGTCCCCATTGCCTTGAAATATTCGGGGTTGGCTGAACTTGAAGGCTTTATTTTACCGACTCTGCGCACCGTTGTTGTTACCGACCGGGAATTTTTTGGGCAACATAGTCTGGCCAATATGGGCTATGTCCGTAAACGCCGCCGGGCCGCCTCGAAACAGGTTGATGTTAACAAGTTACAGCCGGGAGATTATGTCGTTCATCGGCAGCACGGGATTGGGCGATTTCTCAAACTCGAACCCCTGTCAATCAGCCATGAAACCCGCGAATACTTAGTTATTCAATATGCTGATGGGGTCTTACGGATTGCCGCCGATCAATTTAATACGCTCTCCCGCTTACGCACTGGACAAGACACCCCACCCCAGCTCAATAAACTCAGTGGCCAGGCCTGGGAAAAAACGAAGCAAAAAGTTAGAAAAGCGATCAAAAAAGTTGCGGTTGACCTGCTCCAACTCTATGCCCAGCGGGCCCAACAACAGGGGTTTCGCTATCCCCCGGATCAGCCTTGGCAAGTGGAAATGGAAGATTCGTTCCCCTATCAACCGACACCGGATCAACTCAAAGCCACTCAAGATGTCAAACAGGATATGGAATCGGATCGGCCCATGGATCGCTTGGTTTGTGGGGATGTCGGTTTTGGCAAAACAGAGGTGGCGATTCGGGCAATTTTCAAAGCAATTACAGCCGGGAAACAAGTCGCGGTTTTGGCTCCGACAACAATCCTGACTCAACAGCATTACCACACCCTCAAAGAACGGTTTGCTCCGTATCCGATTCATGTCGGTTTACTCAATCGGTTTCGCACTGGAGAAGAACGGAAAAACATTCTCCAACGACTGGTAACGGGGGAACTCGATGTAGTGGTGGGGACGCATCAACTATTAGGGAAAGGCGTAAATTTTCGGGACTTGGGCCTGCTCGTGATTGATGAAGAACAACGATTTGGCGTGAATCAAAAGGAAAAAATTAAATCCCTCAAAACCCAACTGGATGTGTTAACCCTCAGTGCGACCCCCATCCCACGCACTCTCTACATGGCCTTATCCGGTGTTCGGGAAATGAGTGTAATTACCACGCCGCCACCATCCAGACGACCGATTCAAACTCATTTATCGCCCTATGACTTGGAAGCGATCCGCTCAGCCATTAGACAGGAGTTAGATCGGGGTGGGCAGGTGTTTTATGTGGTGCCGCGGGTGGCCGGGATTGAGGAGGTGGCCGGGAAGTTACAGATGATGGTGCCTGGCGCGCGGATATTGGTGGCCCACGGGCAAATGCAGGAAGGGGAACTGGAATCGACGATGTTGGGCTTTTTTAATGCTGAGGCCGAAATTCTCGTGTGTACGACCATTATTGAATCCGGTTTAGATATTCCGCGGGTGAATACAATTTTGGTGGAAGATGCCCATAAATTTGGCCTGGCCCAACTCTATCAACTCCGGGGACGGGTGGGGCGGGCCGGAATTCAAGCCCATGCCTGGTTATTTTATCCCCGTCAAGAATCCCTCACCGAAGAAGCAAGGGCCAGATTGCGGGCAATTCAGGAGTTTACCCAACTGGGTTCTGGCTATCAGTTAGCAATGCGGGATATGGAAATTCGCGGCGTCGGGAATCTGTTGGGGGCGGAACAACACGGGCAAATGGATGCGATTGGCTTTGATTTATACGTTGAGATGTTGGAAGAAGCCATTGCCGAAATTCGGGGTCAGGAAATTCCCACGGTGGAAGACACCCAAATTGATCTGAGTGTCACGGCCTTTATCCCGGCTGACTATATTCCCGACATGGAACAAAAGATGAGTACCTATCGCGCTATTTCTGCCTCCCAAGATGGCCTGGCGTTGAAACAGGTATTACTCGATTTAACGGATCGCTATGGTGTGCCGCCTGCCCCGGTTTTACAGTTAATTCGCGTCGTTGAACTCAAACAAATGGCCAAAAAACTTGGATTCTCGCGCATTAGACCGGAATCTAAACAACACGTGATTCTCGAAACCCCGATGGCAGAACCGGCCTGGAATGTGTTAGCCAGTAATTTACCCACTCATCTCCAAACTCGGTTTGTCTATAGTCCGGGTAAAGTCACCGTCCGGGGCCTGGGGATGCAAACGGCGGATAAACAGCTAGAAAGTCTAATTGATTGGTTAGGTAAACTACAGATCAATGTCGTCAAAGCTGGGCAACAGGGTAAGTGA
- a CDS encoding DUF29 domain-containing protein, whose protein sequence is MTPGPDTTEKNLYDSDFQLWIDRTVEQLKNRDFANLDLINIIDEVEGISREQKRKLQTYLRTICEHLITHQYARPGHDRFYPELEANILNFRFEAESILDDSPSLMEYLQEKFDQTYREARELVIIQFDLAADIIPETPWFTLSQGLG, encoded by the coding sequence ATGACACCAGGCCCAGACACGACGGAAAAAAACCTCTACGATTCAGATTTTCAACTCTGGATTGATCGAACGGTTGAGCAACTAAAAAACCGGGACTTTGCCAATCTTGATCTGATCAATATCATTGATGAAGTTGAGGGTATTAGCAGAGAACAAAAGCGTAAACTCCAAACTTATTTGAGAACGATTTGTGAGCATTTAATCACCCATCAATATGCCCGGCCAGGCCATGACCGATTTTATCCAGAGCTAGAAGCTAATATTCTCAATTTTCGGTTTGAAGCTGAATCAATCCTAGACGATAGCCCAAGTCTGATGGAGTATCTCCAAGAAAAATTTGATCAAACGTATCGAGAAGCACGAGAACTTGTCATAATACAATTTGATTTAGCAGCGGATATAATTCCAGAAACTCCCTGGTTTACACTATCCCAAGGCCTTGGATGA
- a CDS encoding DUF29 domain-containing protein: protein MTSQLQIKSKSLYEQDFNLWLDETVRKLKTNEFNEVDLENLIEEVESLGNSNKHALSSYLRQLLRHLLKIQYWESERDYCLRGWDVEVANFRSEIKSLLKRSPSLRNQCLETFEEEYQKSHEIFLKESQINSNIVPKSPPFTLEQPLDPNWQPWNK, encoded by the coding sequence ATGACATCTCAACTGCAAATCAAATCTAAATCTCTTTACGAACAAGACTTTAACCTTTGGCTTGATGAAACTGTTCGTAAATTAAAGACGAATGAATTTAATGAAGTTGACTTGGAAAATTTAATTGAGGAAGTTGAAAGTTTGGGAAACAGTAATAAGCACGCGCTATCGAGTTATTTGCGGCAACTGCTACGACACTTGCTCAAGATTCAATATTGGGAATCGGAACGGGACTATTGCCTAAGAGGATGGGATGTGGAGGTTGCAAATTTTAGGTCTGAGATTAAATCTCTACTCAAAAGAAGCCCAAGTCTACGAAACCAATGCCTAGAAACATTTGAAGAAGAATATCAAAAGAGTCACGAGATTTTTCTTAAAGAAAGTCAAATCAACTCCAATATTGTCCCTAAGTCGCCACCCTTTACCCTAGAGCAACCCCTTGATCCAAATTGGCAACCTTGGAATAAATAA
- a CDS encoding Uma2 family endonuclease gives MITTSAQSIIKSKIATWAEYLELRDDPNLEWRKISFDQGWLRVEMGKEGPGHASVSDLFTIIFGFWAFLHPEETYQSYGRCLIENPETQACAPDLVLYRGDNIPRWQPGTPRRITLPEQRLPDLVGEVADTSLTLDLAEQKQLYARLGVPEYWVIDVQQGQVLAFGLTEAGSYEPITISQVLRGLEIELLSQTLARLEKGTNTAAANWLMQQLSIKQD, from the coding sequence ATGATCACGACTTCTGCTCAATCAATAATTAAATCTAAGATCGCTACTTGGGCTGAATATCTTGAATTACGAGATGATCCCAATTTAGAGTGGCGCAAAATTTCATTTGATCAGGGATGGCTACGGGTAGAAATGGGTAAAGAGGGGCCTGGGCACGCATCAGTTAGCGATTTGTTCACGATCATTTTTGGTTTTTGGGCTTTTCTCCATCCCGAAGAAACCTATCAATCCTATGGGCGGTGTCTGATTGAAAACCCTGAAACCCAGGCCTGTGCTCCCGATTTAGTGCTTTATAGGGGTGACAATATTCCCCGCTGGCAACCTGGGACACCCCGCCGAATTACCTTACCTGAGCAGCGATTACCGGATTTAGTTGGAGAAGTGGCCGATACGAGCTTGACGTTGGATTTAGCAGAACAAAAACAGCTTTATGCTCGGTTGGGAGTTCCTGAGTATTGGGTGATTGATGTGCAGCAGGGTCAGGTCTTGGCCTTTGGCTTAACTGAGGCAGGAAGTTACGAACCAATTACGATTTCTCAAGTGTTACGGGGCCTGGAAATTGAGTTACTGTCGCAAACCTTAGCCCGTTTAGAGAAAGGAACAAACACTGCTGCGGCGAATTGGTTAATGCAACAGTTATCTATAAAACAAGACTAA